A segment of the Asinibacterium sp. OR53 genome:
TTCCGTATGGCACCCATCCAAACGATATGCGTATGTGGCGCCGGCACCATGGGCAGTGGTATCGCCCAGGTTTCGGCCGCAGCAGGCTTTTCCACCATCCTCTTCGATGTCAACGAAACCATGCTTGAAAAAAGCAAAGCTTCTATTGAAAAGAATCTGCTGAAACTATCCGAAAGAGGAAAATTGCCCCCTGATGAAGTGAATAAAATACTGGATCGTATGGTATTCACTGCATCCATTGACCATTGCCGCGCAGACCTGATTATTGAAGCCATCATTGAAGAAAGAGAAGCCAAAGCAACACTTTTCCGTCAATTGGCGGCCATCAACCAGGATGATTGCATACTGGCTACCAATACCTCTTCCATACCTGTAAGTGAAGTAGCAACAACCATACCAGTCCCGGCGAGATTTGCAGGGATGCATTTTTTTAACCCGGCCCCACTGATGAAACTGGTGGAACTGATCAAAGGAAAACAGACCAGCGAAGAAACCATCAACCGGCTGATAGCCGTATCAAAACAGATGAATAAAACGCCGGTGGTATGCAAAGACTCGCCGGGGTTCATTGTGAACCGGGTGGCCCGCCATTATTACCTCGAAGCCATGCGGCTGGTGGAGACCGGCAAGGCCGATATAGCTACTGTTGATAGCATTATGGAGGCATCGGGCTTCAAAATGGGGCCGTTCAGGTTGATGGACCTGATTGGCATGGATATCAATTACAACGTGAGCCGGATCGTTTGGGAAGCGCTTGGCAAACCCGAAAGACTCCATCCCTCGCCCTTGCAAAAATCAAAAGTAGATGCGGGGGAACTGGGCCGGAAAACAGGGAAAGGATTTTATGAATATATTTAAGTCTAAGCACAATCGCCTTATGAAAAAAATAACATACTTATTAGGGATCGTTTCCCTTTTTGCCTCCTGCAAGTTGAGCAACAACAACCAGAATGGGGCCGACAACAAAGAGCTGGCTGCCATGCTCGACAAATATTATGAAGAGCGCATGCAATTGTTTCCTGTGGAAGCCACTGTCAATGGGGATAACCGGTATAACGACAAGCTCTACGCCGATTTTACCGACAGCTATCGCAAAAAACTAAAAGATTTTTACAGCAACTACCTCGTTTACATCACGCATTTTAACAGGGAGAGCCTCAATGACAACGACCGCCTCAGCTATGATATATTCAAGCGTGAAATGGACATCAACCTGGAAGGCCTCGGCTTCAACGATAACCTGATGCCCATGGACCAATTCGAAAGCATGCACCTGGTATTTGGCCAGTTCGGCAGCGGCAGTGTGATTCAACCTTTCAAAACAGTGAAAGATTATGAAGACTGGATCAAACGGGCAACGGCATTCAGCGGCTATGCCGATAGTGCCATTGTTTATTTCAGGAAAGGTATTGCAGCCAATACGGTACTACCGGAAAAACTGGTCATCAAAATGATTCCCCAGATGGAATCGATGGTCGTGCCTGATGCGAAGAACAGCCTGTTTTACGGGCCCATCACCCACTTGCCTGCCGGTTTCAGTGAGGCCGATAAAAAAAGATTCACCAACGATTATGTGAAGCTCATCAACGAAGAGATCACACCGGCCTATAAGCGGCTGGCCGATTTTCTGAAACAGGAATACCTGCCCAAAGCCAGAAAAACAACCGGTATCAGCGATATACCCAATGGCTTGAAATACTACCGGTACCGCATCAAAGATCAAACCACTACCGATAAAACACCCGATGAAATTTACCAAACAGGACTTTCTGAAGTGAAACGCATCCGCACAGAAATGGAGCGGATCAAAACGGAAGTTGGGTTCAATGGCGATCTGAAGGCTTTCTTCGAATACATGAAGACCGATAAAAAATTCATGCCATACAAAACGCCGCAGGAAATATTGGCCGCGTTTGAAAAGATACACCAGACCATGGAGCCGAACCTGAAAAAGATGTTCGGCCATACGCCCAAAACACCTTTCGAGATCAGGCAAACGGAAGCTTTCCGCGCAGCCAGTGCCAGCGCAGAATACAACCAGGGCAGTGCCGATGGCACACGTCCGGGTATCTTTTATATTCCCATTCTCGACGCTACCAAATTCAATACCACCAGCGGTATGGAGAGCCTGTTTCTGCACGAAGCCATTCCGGGGCACCACTACCAGATCAGCCTGCAGCAGGAGAACCAGGGCCTGCCCAAATTCAGGCGTTTTGGCGGCAATAATGCCTATGCAGAAGGATGGGCGCTTTACTGCGAGAGCCTGGGAAAAGAATTAGGCTTGTACACCGATCCTTACCAATACATGGGAGCGCTGGGTGATGAGATACACCGGGCCATCAGGCTGGTGGTGGATGTAGGCATGCATGCCAGGGGCATGACACGTGAGCAGGCTATCCAGTATATGATGGATAATGAACCAATCAGTGAAGAAGGAGCCACCGCCGAAATAGAAAGATATATGGCCATACCGGCGCAGGCATTGGGTTATAAGGTTGGCGCACTCAAGATCAGGGAGCTGCGTACCAAGTATGAAAAACAACTGGGCAATCGATTCAGCCTCTCAGACTTTCACGATAATATCCTGAAAGATGGTAACATGCCCCTGGATGTGCTGGAGAAAAAAATGGACGCCTGGGCTGCGAAGTTCTAATTTTGCGTATGCGCATCGCTGTTAACCGTTTTTCACAGGCTGGCCAACAGCCCTCTACATACCATCATTATATCGTACAACTCTTCAGCCGGTTGAGCCTTGACCGGCCGGCTGAAGAGTTTGTTTTTATTGATGAGAAACACAACAACCCGCCACATCCCCAACCCGGCCTGTGGGTGAAACAACCCGCCGATGCCAGTATGCGAACCACCATACCACAAATATTGATTGCCGATGATTGGGTGGTGCCAGGCAGCTTTTTTCGGAAATGGCTGGTGCCGCTGAAACTGCGCAAAGCAAAACAGGTAATAACCCTCTCGGCTTTTGTAAAAGATAAACTGGTGAATGAATACCGTATCCCGGCATCACAGGTAACGGTATTGCCCGGTGCGCCTGATCCTTTATTGCAGCCGGCCGACTGGCAACAGAAAGAAACCATCAAAGCTGCTTATGCAGAAGGGCGGGAATATTTCCTGGTCAGCGGAGGCATGTACCAGGACGCGCTTTTATTAAATCTCCTGAAAGCTTTCTCCCAGTTCAAAAAATGGCAGCACAGCAATATGAAGCTGATCATTACCGGTACGGTATCCAAACAACACGCCGGTCTTGCAGAAAAGCTTGCTACATATAAATACAGGGAAGATGTAGTATTGACCGGCTTGCTTCCAGCAGCAGCAAGCACCCTGTTGATAACGGCAGCGTATGCGCTGGTTCATACCACTGCACCCTGTGCATCGGAGCTGATCATGCTGGATGCCATGCAGGCGGGTATCCCTGTTATTGCAGCAGAAAATAATAACCTGCCGGAAACAGGTGGCGATGCGGTCCTGTATGCAGATCCGGCCAACCCGGAAACCATCGGCAAGCAGATGCTTGCGCTGTACAAGGATGAAAACCTGCGCGGACAATACATCGAAAAAGGAAAAGAAAAGGCTGCACAATTTAGCTGGGCAACTACTGCAAAAGCATTCTGGCAACTGTTGGTTTCATGAAAATGGGCGATTCAGGGATTCCTAGTACTTTTGCGGTTCTCAATCAATTCAGATGCATACTTCAACGATTTCGATAGACGTTCATTTAGATGAAAACAAAGTGCCGCAGGAGATCAGCTGGTCGGCCACCGATAGTACGGCCGATATGGCGCAGCACGCTAAAGCCATGATGGTGGCTTTCTGGGATGCGGCCGATAAAAGCGCACTGCGCATCGATCTCTGGACCAAAGACATGATGGTAGATGAAATGGCCGATTTTTATTACCAGACCCTCATGGGCATGGCCGATTCTTATATGAGGTCCACACAACAGACCGAACTGGCGGCCGATATGAAAAAATTCGCCCAGGATTTTTATAAAAAATTCAGGGAAACACAATTGAAAGAAAACCAATAAACCATTCGTTATGAGCTTAGAAGAACAAGTGATGTCTGGCATGAAAGATGCTATGAAGTCCAAAGATGAAGCCATGCTGCGCGGCTTGCGCGCCATCAAGGCGGAGATCATCAAAGCGAAAACAGAGCCGGGTGCGAACGGACAGGTTACAGCTGAGGGTGAATTGAAGTTGTTACAGAAGATGATGAAGCAAAGAAAAGATTCACTCGATATCTACCAGCAACAGGGCCGTGCAGACCTGGCGCAGAAAGAACAGGAAGAGATAGCGATCATAGAAAAATTCCTTCCCCAACAATTGAGTGAGGAAGAATTGAAAGAAGCCCTTAAATCTATCATTGCTTCTGTAGGAGCTGCCGGTCCGCAAGACATGGGCAAAGTAATGGGTGTAGCTACAAAACAACTGGCCGGTAAAACAGATGGGAAAGCTATTTCGGCAGCAGTAAAGACCTTATTGAGTTGATAGATGTTTGTTGAATGCTCATAGACTCGATATTTTTAGTACTTATGTTCATGGCTCTTTGGAAGGGCTACCGCAACGGGTTGGTTGTGGGCGCGTTTTCATTCCTGGGCATTATCATTGGTCTCGCAGCTGCGCTTAAACTTTCGGCTATTGTGGCGGGCAAACTCAAAGAGAGCACGCAATTAACAGCCACCTGGCTACCCATTGTTTCATTCCTGCTGGTGATGTTGGGCGTGGCCTTGCTGTTAAGAGTAGGGGCTACGATCGTTCAAACCACACTTGAACTGGCTTTCCTGGGATGGGTTAATAAACTGTGCGGTGTTGTTTTATATGCCTGTCTTTATATCACCGTATTCAGCGTACTGCTTTTTTATGCCGTGAACATGCACCTGATCAAGCCCGAAACACTGGCTGCATCCCGTTTCTATCCTTTTGTTGCGCCCTGGGGAAGTAAGATCATCAATGGTTTCGGAGCGGTGATCCCCGTTTTCAAAGGACTCTTTGATGAGCTTACCCAATTCTTTGAAAGCATCGGCAAGCATATCAGGTAAAGCTTTCTCATTATTGTACATACGATCGATTGCGTGGTTTCGCTTGAGAAGCCAATCTGCTGTTTTTAATGTTAAAATCAGTATTTTAGCATTCATCCATCATATTTATATAACAGGAGCATTGTAACGTTTCCGTATTTAATTGAATGGATTTCCTTTTATTTGTACTGAGCCAATCTGCTGGCATAAGAAAATGAAGTAATGAATTACGAGATCAAACAACAGGATAAGTTCAGATTTATTGAAGAAGGCCAGGGAGAGACCCTGCTGCTATTGCACGGATTATTCGGCGCATTGAGCAATTTTGAAGACCTGATCGAGCACTTTAAGCGGAATTACAAAGTAGTGGTTCCCATACTTCCGCTGTTCGACCTGGATATTTTCCATACTACCGTAGGTGGATTGGAGAAGTATGTCCATAAGTTCATCGAGATGCGGGACTACCAGCAAATTCATCTCCTGGGTAATTCGCTGGGCGGGCATGTGGCGCTGATACATATCTTAAAGCATCCCGAAAGGATCAAGTCGTTGATCCTTACCGGCAGCAGCGGGTTGTTCGAGAATGGCATGGGCGACAGCTACCCGAAGCGTGGCGATTATGATTATATCAAAAAGAAAACGGAGTTGACGTTTTACGATCCTGCCACCGCCACCAAAGAACTGGTGGATGAAGTGTTCGAGATCACCAATAACCGGATCAAAGTGATCAAGATCATTGCCCTTGCTAAAAGTGCCATCCGTAATAACCTGGGTGAAGAACTCAACCAAATTAAGCAGCCTACTTTACTGATCTGGGGTAATAATGATTCGGTTACGCCTCCTTTTGTAGGACGTGAATTCAACCGGCTGATCCCCAACAGCGAGTTGCATTTTGTTGACAAATGCGGACATGCACCTATGATGGAAGTGCCGGAAGCGTTCAACGAAATACTGGCCGGCTTTCTGAATAAACTGAAAAAACCTGCCGCAACCATAGCATAGATTTTTACGTATTAGTAAAGAAAGAACAGTATGCTGGCATCGCAATTGATCCATACCGGGTTTCCCGCCATCAACCTTTTCGACAGGGTGGCGCTGGCACTGCAACTGATGGAAGATTACGACGTGTTGCACCTGCCGGTATTGAGCGAAGAAAAGTTCATTGGCCTGGTAACCAAAGACGATTTGTTCGATGCCGATGAAGATGCCTTAGTGGCTTCCCTGGAACATTCACTGGTTAAAGTATCTGTTAAGACCGAAGAACATTTTTTAGTAGCTGTGAAACAGGCCGCAGCACACCAGCTTTCACTGGTGCCCGTGGTCAATGAGCAATCGGAGCTGGCCGGTGTGATCCCTGCCAAAGACCTCCTGCAGCATCTCTCGCATTTTCTGGGCAATGATGAACCGGGCGGTGTAATTGTACTGGAAACAGATAAAAGGCATTTTTCTTTTGGAGAGATCAGCAGGCTGGTAGAAACCAACGATGCCTATATCACCCAACTGAATACTTATGCAGAAGCAGATACGGGCCTGGTAGTAGTAACCATCAAGATCAACAAGATAGAAGTGTCCGATATCGTGGCCACTTTCCAACGGTATGAATACATTGTTCGCTATTATTTTGGCAAAGAACAATATGCCAATGAGCTCAAAGAGAACTACAATCACCTGATCGCTTACCTGAACATATAAATGGTAATCACTGATGAAATGAGTCCTTGCAAAGGACGAATTCCATCTGACAATGAAAAATGAATATTATCAGATGAAAGTATTACCAGTATTGCTTCTCCTTGTTTTATTCTTTTCATTTAATCGCCTCGATGCCCAGGATACTGCATCTGTCATCAAGGCGGATACAAGCCTCAAAAACATGGCTTTACTGGTAACAGATGTGGTTGTTTCGGGGAATAAAAAAACAAAACTGTTCATTGTATTGCGGGAACTGCCTTTTAAAAAAGGCGATGAATTGTCGGGCACCAACCTGCCCGCCCTGTTCAACCAGGCGCGGCAACAACTGATGAATACCCTGTTGTTTGTGGATGTAGCCATATACATTGCCGAAAGAAAAGGCAACCTGATCAGGATCAATGTAGACCTGAAAGAACGCTGGTACCTGTTCCCGTTACCTTATTTCCGGCTGGTAGACCGCAACTTCAACCAATGGTGGGTAGACCAGAAACGAAGCCTGGAAAGGGTGAATTACGGAATGAAATTCACGCAGAACAATGTCAGCGGACGTAACGATAATTTAGATATATGGCTCATCACGGGTTATACACAACAGATCACACTGCGGTACGAGCTGCCCTTTTTTGACCGTAAACTTAGGAATGGTTTCAATGTAGGATTTGTGTATGCCACACAAAAAGAAGTGAACTACGCAACGGGCAATAACAAACAACTGTTTTATAAACAGGAAGAAGTGGCGCGGAGGGTTACACGCGCCGATTTTACTTATTCTTACCGGCCCAATGTAAAAGCACGGCATTATTTCCGCGTATCGTATAACCACGAATCGGTGGCCGATACCATTCTGCAGATCAACCCGCTTTATTACCCGGATGGGAAAACGGAAATGAAGTACATTGATTTCGCCTATCAATACAAATATTACAATGTAGACCAGGTATCTTATCCTTCGAAGGGATTCCAAGTGGAAGCCAATCTCTACAAACGTGGCCTCGATAAAACATCCAATCTGTGGCTGGCCAGCACCCGGGCTGTTTATGCCGTACCAATAGCTCCTAAAACCTTTTTGCACTGGGAAGCGATAGCAACGGTGAAACTACCTTTCAATAATTATTTCTTCAATGAAAAACTCATTGGGTATGGGTTTACGCAAATGCGCGGGTTGGAATACAATGTAGTGGATGGCGTGGCGGGCGGAATATTGAAGAGTACCATCCACCACCAACTGCTGGGCTTTGTTTTCAAAAACCCTTTCCCCAGCAAAACGCACGACCGGATACCTTTCCGCATTTTCCTGAAAGCTTATGGCGATCTGGGCTATGGTTACAATACCCATCCGAGCCCTGCCAATACACTGAATAATGGTTTATTACGCACCTGGGGTCTTGGGATGGACATTGTTTCCATATATGATTTTGTCTTTAAAATCGAGTACAGCTTTAACCAACTGGGGCGCAATGGACTATATTTACAGACGAGAAACGACTTTTAAGTGATATGAAGGTTGCGATTTACAGCAGGGGAATCGATTATGAACAGGAAAACCCATTATTGGCGCTCCTGGAAGAATTGTCGCGCTACGATACCACGGTTCACCTGTACGAACCTTTACTGCACCGGTTCTCCCTGCCGCAGCACCTGTTGGCTAAAACCGTGTTGTTCCAGACATCGGGCGACCTTACGCCCGATATCGATTGCCTGATAAGCCTGGGCGGCGATGGTACCATGCTCGACGCCGTAACCCTGGTGAGGGACTATAACATACCCATACTGGGTATTAATTTCGGCCGCCTGGGGTTCCTGGCCAGCATCAGTCGCGAAGACCTGGGCAGCGCAGTGGATGCTTTGGTGAATCATACTTTTGTCGTGGATAAAAGAACCCTGATCCACCTCGACTCCAACGAGCCGCTCTTTGACCAGACACCTTTTGCGCTGAACGAGTTCGCCATCCATAAAAGAGATACTTCGCCCATGATCAAGGTACATACCTACCTGAACGGCGAATTCCTGAACAGCTACTGGGCCGACGGGCTGATCGTGAGTACGCCCACCGGCTCCACCGGCTATAATATGAGCTGCAACGGACCCATCCTGTTCCCCGAATCGTCCAGTTTTGTGATCACGCCGGTGGCGCCTCATAACCTGAATGTGCGATCGATCGTGGTGCCGGACACCAGTGTTATTTCGTTTGAAGTAGAGGGGCGGACCGACCAGTTCATCTGTGCCCTGGACGCCCGGAGGGAAA
Coding sequences within it:
- a CDS encoding 3-hydroxyacyl-CoA dehydrogenase family protein, yielding MAPIQTICVCGAGTMGSGIAQVSAAAGFSTILFDVNETMLEKSKASIEKNLLKLSERGKLPPDEVNKILDRMVFTASIDHCRADLIIEAIIEEREAKATLFRQLAAINQDDCILATNTSSIPVSEVATTIPVPARFAGMHFFNPAPLMKLVELIKGKQTSEETINRLIAVSKQMNKTPVVCKDSPGFIVNRVARHYYLEAMRLVETGKADIATVDSIMEASGFKMGPFRLMDLIGMDINYNVSRIVWEALGKPERLHPSPLQKSKVDAGELGRKTGKGFYEYI
- a CDS encoding DUF885 family protein — protein: MKKITYLLGIVSLFASCKLSNNNQNGADNKELAAMLDKYYEERMQLFPVEATVNGDNRYNDKLYADFTDSYRKKLKDFYSNYLVYITHFNRESLNDNDRLSYDIFKREMDINLEGLGFNDNLMPMDQFESMHLVFGQFGSGSVIQPFKTVKDYEDWIKRATAFSGYADSAIVYFRKGIAANTVLPEKLVIKMIPQMESMVVPDAKNSLFYGPITHLPAGFSEADKKRFTNDYVKLINEEITPAYKRLADFLKQEYLPKARKTTGISDIPNGLKYYRYRIKDQTTTDKTPDEIYQTGLSEVKRIRTEMERIKTEVGFNGDLKAFFEYMKTDKKFMPYKTPQEILAAFEKIHQTMEPNLKKMFGHTPKTPFEIRQTEAFRAASASAEYNQGSADGTRPGIFYIPILDATKFNTTSGMESLFLHEAIPGHHYQISLQQENQGLPKFRRFGGNNAYAEGWALYCESLGKELGLYTDPYQYMGALGDEIHRAIRLVVDVGMHARGMTREQAIQYMMDNEPISEEGATAEIERYMAIPAQALGYKVGALKIRELRTKYEKQLGNRFSLSDFHDNILKDGNMPLDVLEKKMDAWAAKF
- a CDS encoding glycosyltransferase encodes the protein MRIAVNRFSQAGQQPSTYHHYIVQLFSRLSLDRPAEEFVFIDEKHNNPPHPQPGLWVKQPADASMRTTIPQILIADDWVVPGSFFRKWLVPLKLRKAKQVITLSAFVKDKLVNEYRIPASQVTVLPGAPDPLLQPADWQQKETIKAAYAEGREYFLVSGGMYQDALLLNLLKAFSQFKKWQHSNMKLIITGTVSKQHAGLAEKLATYKYREDVVLTGLLPAAASTLLITAAYALVHTTAPCASELIMLDAMQAGIPVIAAENNNLPETGGDAVLYADPANPETIGKQMLALYKDENLRGQYIEKGKEKAAQFSWATTAKAFWQLLVS
- the gldC gene encoding gliding motility protein GldC, whose product is MHTSTISIDVHLDENKVPQEISWSATDSTADMAQHAKAMMVAFWDAADKSALRIDLWTKDMMVDEMADFYYQTLMGMADSYMRSTQQTELAADMKKFAQDFYKKFRETQLKENQ
- a CDS encoding GatB/YqeY domain-containing protein; the protein is MSLEEQVMSGMKDAMKSKDEAMLRGLRAIKAEIIKAKTEPGANGQVTAEGELKLLQKMMKQRKDSLDIYQQQGRADLAQKEQEEIAIIEKFLPQQLSEEELKEALKSIIASVGAAGPQDMGKVMGVATKQLAGKTDGKAISAAVKTLLS
- a CDS encoding CvpA family protein, whose protein sequence is MLIDSIFLVLMFMALWKGYRNGLVVGAFSFLGIIIGLAAALKLSAIVAGKLKESTQLTATWLPIVSFLLVMLGVALLLRVGATIVQTTLELAFLGWVNKLCGVVLYACLYITVFSVLLFYAVNMHLIKPETLAASRFYPFVAPWGSKIINGFGAVIPVFKGLFDELTQFFESIGKHIR
- a CDS encoding alpha/beta fold hydrolase; this translates as MNYEIKQQDKFRFIEEGQGETLLLLHGLFGALSNFEDLIEHFKRNYKVVVPILPLFDLDIFHTTVGGLEKYVHKFIEMRDYQQIHLLGNSLGGHVALIHILKHPERIKSLILTGSSGLFENGMGDSYPKRGDYDYIKKKTELTFYDPATATKELVDEVFEITNNRIKVIKIIALAKSAIRNNLGEELNQIKQPTLLIWGNNDSVTPPFVGREFNRLIPNSELHFVDKCGHAPMMEVPEAFNEILAGFLNKLKKPAATIA
- a CDS encoding CBS domain-containing protein produces the protein MLASQLIHTGFPAINLFDRVALALQLMEDYDVLHLPVLSEEKFIGLVTKDDLFDADEDALVASLEHSLVKVSVKTEEHFLVAVKQAAAHQLSLVPVVNEQSELAGVIPAKDLLQHLSHFLGNDEPGGVIVLETDKRHFSFGEISRLVETNDAYITQLNTYAEADTGLVVVTIKINKIEVSDIVATFQRYEYIVRYYFGKEQYANELKENYNHLIAYLNI
- a CDS encoding POTRA domain-containing protein, producing the protein MKVLPVLLLLVLFFSFNRLDAQDTASVIKADTSLKNMALLVTDVVVSGNKKTKLFIVLRELPFKKGDELSGTNLPALFNQARQQLMNTLLFVDVAIYIAERKGNLIRINVDLKERWYLFPLPYFRLVDRNFNQWWVDQKRSLERVNYGMKFTQNNVSGRNDNLDIWLITGYTQQITLRYELPFFDRKLRNGFNVGFVYATQKEVNYATGNNKQLFYKQEEVARRVTRADFTYSYRPNVKARHYFRVSYNHESVADTILQINPLYYPDGKTEMKYIDFAYQYKYYNVDQVSYPSKGFQVEANLYKRGLDKTSNLWLASTRAVYAVPIAPKTFLHWEAIATVKLPFNNYFFNEKLIGYGFTQMRGLEYNVVDGVAGGILKSTIHHQLLGFVFKNPFPSKTHDRIPFRIFLKAYGDLGYGYNTHPSPANTLNNGLLRTWGLGMDIVSIYDFVFKIEYSFNQLGRNGLYLQTRNDF
- a CDS encoding NAD kinase, which produces MKVAIYSRGIDYEQENPLLALLEELSRYDTTVHLYEPLLHRFSLPQHLLAKTVLFQTSGDLTPDIDCLISLGGDGTMLDAVTLVRDYNIPILGINFGRLGFLASISREDLGSAVDALVNHTFVVDKRTLIHLDSNEPLFDQTPFALNEFAIHKRDTSPMIKVHTYLNGEFLNSYWADGLIVSTPTGSTGYNMSCNGPILFPESSSFVITPVAPHNLNVRSIVVPDTSVISFEVEGRTDQFICALDARREIVDKTIQLAVKKEQFGVNLVRLNENSFLSTLRTKLTWGLDKRN